A genomic region of Trifolium pratense cultivar HEN17-A07 linkage group LG3, ARS_RC_1.1, whole genome shotgun sequence contains the following coding sequences:
- the LOC123914952 gene encoding uncharacterized protein LOC123914952 produces the protein MDSDLLEALLTMWKNDIPSKVGVFGWRLLLDKLPTRAALASKGILSNSHDLPCVFCFQAVETCQHLFFSCGKAIELWKQVFTWMGVEASFQVGGRHHFMLFGSLVKSKKGGKVKHLIWLATTWCLWRLRNNIVFRCDFADFSGLLDQIKFVSWLWFSGRAGRKSGYLYHNWCLNPLCCLQSI, from the coding sequence ATGGATTCTGATTTGCTGGAAGCCTTACTCACTATGTGGAAGAATGACATTCCATCAAAAGTGGGAGTCTTTGGTTGGCGTTTATTACTAGACAAGTTGCCTACTAGGGCAGCCCTCGCTTCTAAAGGTATTTTATCTAATTCTCATGATTTACCTTGTGTTTTCTGCTTTCAAGCGGTGGAGACCTGTCAGCATCTTTTCTTTAGTTGCGGCAAGGCTATTGAGTTATGGAAGCAAGTTTTTACATGGATGGGTGTTGAAGCATCATTTCAGGTTGGAGGTAGGCATCACTTTATGTTATTTGGGTCTCTTGTCAAATCCAAGAAAGGCGGGAAAGTGAAACATTTAATTTGGCTGGCGACAACTTGGTGCTTATGGCGTTTGAGAAATAACATTGTCTTTAGATGTGACTTTGCTGATTTTTCTGGTTTACTTGATCAAATTAAATTTGTCTCTTGGCTCTGGTTTAGTGGTAGAGCAGGGCGTAAATCAGGTTATTTATATCACAATTGGTGTTTGAATCCTCTTTGCTGTTTACAAAGCATTTGA